GTCGTAGCCTCGCTCGGCGAGCCGCGGGTAGAGGCCGTCCAGGTCGACCGGGACCGCGCCGGGCGGCGGCCAGGCCCGCTCCGGCGGGGGCTCGGCGCCGGCCGCGGCGGTGCCCAGCAGACCTGTGGCATGGCAGATCCACGGGTCGTCGGATCCGTCGGGCCGCGCGTACACCGCGGTGGAGCGGCGTCCGTCCGCGTCGGCGGCCCCGACGGTGACCTGGACCTGCACCGCCCGGTCGTCGTCGAGGGGCAGCGGTGCGGCCAGCGTCAGATCCTCGACCACGTCCCGGCCCAGCGACTGCCCGGCGTGCCGTACGAGTTCGACGAACCCGGCGCCCGGGAACAGTGCCTGTCCGCGCACGGCGTGGTCGGCCAGCCAGGGGTGACCGCGCGGGGACAGCCGACCGGTGAACACGCGGCCGTCGCCGTCGGCCAGGTCGAGGGTGGCGCCGAGCAGGGGATGGTCCGTCGTCCCCAGCCCGGCCGCCGACATGTCGCCGGGGGCCTCCGGCGCGTCCAGCCAGTAGCGCCGGTGCTGGAAGGCGTAGGTGGGGAGGGCGACCTGCCGGGCCCCGGCGGGGAACGGCCAGCTGACGGCCAGGCCGTGCACGTGGGCGGTGGCGGCGGAGGCCAGGAACCGGTCGAGGCCGCCCTCGTCGCGGCGCAGCGACGGCACCACGACGGCGTCGGGTGCCGTCTCCTGCAACGGGAGGGCCAGCACGGGGTGCGGGCTGACCTCGACGAACACGCCGTGCCCGCGGTCGGCCAGGCCGCGGGCCGCCTCCTCGAAGCGCACGGTCCGGCGCAGGTTCTCGTACCAGTACTCCGCGTCGAGCGGTACATCCGGTGCGAGGCCGTCGACGGTGGAGTGGAAGGGGATGCGCGGGGAACGGGGGCGGATCGGCGCGAGGGCCTCCAGCAGCCGGTCGCGAAGGATCTCCACGTGCCCGGAGTGCGAGGCGTAGTCGACGGGAACGACCCGGGTCCGCACGTTCTCCGTGGCGCACTGCGCGACCAGTTCCCGAAGCGCCTCGGGATCGCCGGACACGACGACCGAGCCCGGTCCGTTGATTGCGGCGACCGCGAGCCTGCGCTCCCAGCGGGCGATCCGCTCGGCGGCGACGTCGGCGGGCAGTGCCACCGACACCATCCCGCCGGTGCCCGCCAGTTCGCGGATCGCCCGACTGCGCAGGGTCACCACTCGGGCGGCGTCCTCCAGGGTCAGTGCCCCGGCGACGCAGGCGGCCGCGATCTCTCCCTGCGAGTGGCCGATCACCGCGTCGGGCCGTACACCGAGCGACTCCCACAGCGCCGCCAGGGAGACCATCAGCGCGAACAGCGCGGGCTGGACGACGTCCACCCGGTCCAGGGGTGGTGCGTCCGGGGCTTCGCGCAGGACGTCGAGCAAGGACCAGTCGGTGTGTTCGCCCACCGCGGCCGCGCATTCCCGCATGCGCTCCGCGAACACCGGTGAGGACTCCATGAGGGACAGCCCCATCCCGGCCCACTGCGAGCCCTGCCCGGGGAAGACGAACACCGTCCGGCCGGGGGCACCGGCGGTTCCGGTCACCACGGTGGCGCTGGGCCGCCCCTCGGCGATCGCGTCGAGTCCGCGCAGCGGGTCGTCGCCGAGCACGACCGCGCGTCGCGGCAGCGCGGCCCGGGTGGTGGACAGGGACAGGCCGATGTCGGTGGGACGCAGGTGCGGGTGTGCGGCCAGGTGCTCGAGCAGCCGCCGCGCCTGGTCGCGCAGAGCGTCCTCGTCCCGCGCCGACAGGACCCACGGCACCGTGCCGGACTCCGCGGCCGAATCGTCCGACGGCGCACCGGAGCCCGCGGAACCCGTGCCGGAGTCACCGGACCGGGCGGCGACGTCCTCCAAGTCCGCGGCCTGCGAGGGCCGTTCGAGGATGATGTGGGCGTTGGTGCCGCTGATGCCGAACGACGACACCGCCGCACGCCGGGCGCGGCCGCGATCCGGCCAGGGCACCGCGTCGGTGAGCAGCGCCACGGTGCCGTCCGACCAGTCGACGTGCGGGGACGGAGCGTCGACGTGCAGGGTCGCGGGCAGTACTCCGTGCCGCATCGCCTCGACCAGCTTGATGACTCCGGCGACTCCGGCAGCGGCCTGGGTGTGGCCGATGTTCGACTTCACGGAGCCGAGCCACAGGGGCGCGTCCGGCCCGCGCTCGGCCCCGTAGGTGGCGAGCAGAGCCTGTGCCTCGATGGGATCGCCCAGCCTGGTGCCGGTGCCGTGCGCCTCGACGGCGTCGACGTCGGAGGCGGACAGTCCGGCGTTGCGCAGCGCCTGCCGTATCACCCGTTGCTGCGAAGGCCCGTTCGGGGCGGTCAGGCCGTTCGACGCGCCATCCTGGTTCACGGCCGAGCCCCGGACGACCGCGAGCACGGGGTGTCCGTTGCGTCGGGCGTCGGACAGCCGTTCCGTCAGCAGCAGGCCGACGCCCTCGCTCCAGCCCGTACCGTCGGCGGCGGCCGCGAACGGCTTGCACCGGCCGTCCGGCGCGAGCCCGCGCTGCCGGCTGAACTCGACGAACGTCTCCGGGGTCGCCATCACGGCCACCCCGCCGGCCAGTGCCAGGGAGCACTCCCCGCCGCGCAGCGACTGGGCCGCCAGGTGCAGGGCGACCAGCGACGACGAGCACGCCGTGTCGACCGTGACCGCGGGCCCTTCGAAACCGAAGGTGTAGGACACACGTCCGGAGGCCACGCTGGCCTGGTTCCCGGCCAGCAGGAACCCTTCCAGCTCCTCGGGCGCGCGCCGCAGCCGGGACGCGTAGTCGTGGTACATCACGCCCGTGAACACGCCGGTGTCGCTGCCGCGCAGGAACTCCGGGTCGATCCCGGCCGCCTCGAGCGCCTCCCACGAGCTCTCCAGCAGCAGCCGGTGCTGGGGATCGGTCGCGAGGGCCTCGCGCGGGCTGACACCGAAGAATCCCGCGTCGAACTCCGCGGCGTCGTGGAGGAATCCGCCGTACCGCGTGGTGACCTTGCCCACCGCGTCCGGATCGGGGTCGTACAGGCCTGCCAGGTCCCAGCCGCGGTCGGCCGGGAACTCCCCCATGGCGTCGCCGGCCTCGGCGAGCAGTCGCCACAGGTCGGCGGGCGAGCGGACACCGCCGGGGAAGCGGCAGCTCATGCCGATGATGGCGATCGGCTCGTCCGCGGCAACAGTGGCGGGTGTCGGCGCGGCGTGGGCGCCTGCGGCTGCCGGGGTCCCGTGGAGCAGCTCGCCGAGATGGCCGACCAGGGCGGCGGAGGTCGGATGGTCGAAGATCAGGGTGGCGGGCAGCCGCAGGCCTGTGGCCGCGCCGAGGCGGTTGCGCAGTTCCACCGCGGTCAGCGAGTCGAACCCGAGATCCTTGAACGTCCGCCGGGCGTCGATGGTGCCGGCCGTGGCGTGTCCGAGGACGGTCGCCACCTGCGTGCGCACCACGTCGAGGAGGGCTTCGTCGCGGTCCCCGGGCGGCAGGGAGGCCAGCCGCGCGGCCGGTGACTCCGCGAGGGGAGCGGAGGCCCTGCGGGCCGGCAGGCGGACCACTGAACCGAAGACCGGCGGCAGTGACCGGGCGGCGGCCAGGGAGCGGAGCGCGGCGAAGTCGAGGCGGGCGGGCACGACGTGCGCGCGACCGGCGGCCAGGGCGGCGTCGAAAAGCGCCAGGCCCTGGTCGGTGGCGAGTTCCGCGATGCCGGAGCGGCCGAGCCGGGCGAGGTCGGACGCGCCGAGATGGCCGGTCATCCCGGTGGCAGTGGCCCACAGGCCCCAGCCCAGCGAGGTGGCGGTCAGTCCGCGGGCGCGGCGGTGCGCGGCGAGCCCGTCGAGGAACGCGTTGGCCGCGGCGTAGTTGCCCTGGCCCGCGCTGCCGACGGTGCCGACGACCGAGGAGAAGAGCACGAACGCGGTCAGATCGAGATCCGCGGTGAGCTCGTGCAGGTGCCAGGCGCCGTCCACCTTCGGGGTCAGGACCGCGTCGAGAGCCTCGGGGGAGAGCGTCTCCACGGTGGCGTCGTCGAGCACGCCGGCGGTGTGGATCACGGCGGTCAGCGGGTGCTCGGACGGTATGCCGGCCAGCAGCCCGGCCACGGCCCGGCGGTCGCCGACGTCGCAGGAGGCTACGGCTACGTCCGCGCCCCAGGCGGTGAGTTCGGCGGTGAGTTCGATGGCGTTCGGGGCGTCGGCGCCCCGGCGGCTCACCAGCAGCAGGTGCCGCACGCGGTGTTCGGCCACCAGATGCCGGGCCACCGTGGCGCCGAGCGTCCCGGTCGCTCCGGTGACGAGGACGGTTCCCTCGGGGTCGAACGTGGGGGCGTCCGGCTCTTCGGGGCGGTGCAGGCGGATGAGCCGGGGCGCGCGCAACATGCCGGTACGCAAGGCGAGTTGGGGTTCGTCCGCGCAGTGCACGGGGCCGTCGCCGTCGTCCAGGTCGAGGAGCCCGAACCGGCCGGGCTGCTCGCTCTGCGCGGTGCGGACCAGGCCCCACACCGCGCTGCCCGCCAAGTCCCGTACCTCGTCGTCCGATTCGGCCGCGACCGCGCCGCGGGTGACGACCACCAGCCGGCCCTGGGTGAACCGCTCATCGGCGAGCCACGCCCGCAGCAGGGCGAGCGTCGTTGCCACCCGTTCGTGCACGGCGGCGGGCGAGTCCTGCGGCCCGCTGACCAGGGCGTGGACGGTGTCGGGGAGGTCGGGTTGTGCGGCGAGTGCGGCCAGGTCGGGGACGACGAGCGGGTCGGCCCGGCGCAGCGCGGGCGGCAACTCGGCGTCCGGGGCGGCGATCACCACCGTGCGACCGCCGTGGGCACTGGTGGGGACGGCCGTCCATTCCACGCCGTACAGGGCACCGGCAGGTCCGCCCGACGGCCCGTCGGCCGCGTCGGACTGCCACGGGCGCAGCGCCAGCGCGTCGACCGAGGCGACCGGTTCGCCCGTGCCGTCGGTCAGCCGCAGCCGGGCGCTGTCCCGACCGGTGGGCGTGAGGTGTACCCGCAGGCTGTCGGCGCCGGCCAGCCGCAGCCGGACACCGCTCCAGGAGAACGGCAGCAGCGGCGGCCGCGCCGGGTCCGGGTCCGCCGCGCCGGTCAGCCCGAGCACCAGCGGGTGCAGGGCCGCGTCGAGCAGCGCGGGATGCAGCACGAAACCGTCGGTTCCCGCTTCCTGGCCGCTGTCGCCGCGGGCCACCTCGGCGAACGCCTCGTCGCCGCGCCGCCACATCGCTCGCAGCCCCTGGAAAGCCGGTCCGTACTGGTAGCCGCGCTCGGCGAGGCGGTCGTAGACGCCGGCGATGTCGACCGACTCGGCGCCGGGAGGCGGCCAGGCATCGTCGGCAGGCGGCTCGACCGTGCCGGCGTCCGAGGACAGCAGCCCGGTGGCGTGCCGGGTCCACGGTGTCCCGTCGAACTCCGACTCACCGCGCGGTCGCGAGTGGACGGTGAAGGCGTGCACGCCGTCGTCCTCACCACCGACCTCGACCTGGATCTGGACCGCGGCGGTGCCGGGCAGCACCAGCGGTGTCTCGATCGTCAGCTCGTCGACCCGGACGCAGCCGATCCGGTCGCCCGCCGCGAGCGCGAGTTCGACCAGCACGGTGCCCGGCACGAGGACGGTGTCCAGCACCGCGTGGTCGGCCAGCCAGGGGTGCGTCCGCGTGGAGAGCGTCGAGGTGAGCAGGAAACCGTCGCCCTCGGCGAGGCTGACCGCCGCGCCGAGCAGCGGGTGGTCCGTGGCGGTGAGCCCCAGGCCGCCGATGCCGGTACGAGGCGGTGGGGACGGCAGCCAGTAGCGGTCGCGTTCGAAGGGGTACGTCGGCAGGTCCACGGTCCGGCACCCGGCGCCCTCGAAGAACGTCGCCCAGGAGACGACCGCGCCCATCGCGTGGGCCTCGGCGAAGGACTTCAGGAAGCGGTCCCAGCCCCCGTGGTCCCGGCGGAGCGATCCGACCGTCGCGGCGGCCACGCCCCTCTGCTCCAGGGTCTCCGCGATGCCCACCGTGAGCACCGGGTGGGCGCTGGACTCGACGAACACCCGGTAGCCGTCCTCCACCAGCGTCCTGACCGTCTGTTCGAACCGGACGGGGTTGCGCAGGTTCTCGTACCAGTACTCCCCGTCCAGCGAGGCGTCGTACCGGCCGCCGTGCACCGTCGAGTAGAAGGCGACGGCGGGCCGGCGCGGCTCCAAGCCCGCGAGTGCCGTCCGCAGTCGTTCGCGCAGCCGCTCCACGTGGTGGGTGTGCGAGGCGTAGTCCACCGCGATCCGGCGGCAGCGCACGCCGTCCGCCGCACACGAGTCGACGAAGGCGTCGAGCGCCGCCGCGTCCCCCGCCACGACGGTGACGGACGGTCCGTTCTCGGCGGCGACGCCGATCCGGTCCGGCCAGGGTGCCAGGCGGACCCGGGTCTCGGCGGCCGGGAGCGGCACGGAGACCATGCCGCCGGTGCCGGCCAGTTCGGCCACCGCACGGCTGCGCAGGGCCACCACCTTGGCGGCGTCCGTGAGGGACAGGGCACCGGCGACGTACGCCGCCGCGACCTCGCCCTGCGAGTGCCCGATCACCGCGTCCGGCTCGATGCCGAGGGAACGCCACAGGGCGGCCAGCGCAACCATCACCGCCCACAGGGCGGGCTGCACGACGTCGACGCGGTCGAGTCCGGGTGCCTCGGCCGACTCCCGCAGGACCGCGGTCAACGACCAGTCGACGTACGGGGTCAGTGCCTGCTCGCAGGCATCGATCTCGGCGGCGAAGACCGGTGAGGTGTCGAGGAGTTCGCGGGCCATGCCGCTCCACTGCGAGCCCTGGCCGGGGAAGACGAACACGGTCCTGGCCCCGCTCCCCCGGCCGGTCACGACGTGCGGGGCCGGAGCGCCCTCGGTGAGCGCCTCCAGGCCGCGCAGCAGATCGGCGCGGTCCTCGCCGACGACGGCGGCGCGATGTTCGAACGCCGTCCGGGTGACGGCCAGCGAGTACGCGAGGTCACCGGGGGCCGCTCCGTGGTCGTCGGCGGCGACCCGGTCGTGCAACGCGGCCGCCGCCGTGCGCAGGGCGGACTCCGTCCGTGCGGACAGCGGCCACACCCATGGCCGGGCCGGCGCAGGGTCGCGGGGCTCGGGGCGGTCGGGCGTGGGCGGCTCCTCGATGATGACGTGGGCGTTCGTACCGCTGATGCCGAACGAGGAGATACCGGCCCGGCGTGGCCGGTCCGAAGCCGGCCAGTCCATGGCCTCGGTGAGCAGCGACACCGCGCCGGACGACCAGTCGACGTGCGGGGAGGCTTCGTCGACGTGCAGCGTCCGGGGCAGCAGGCCGTGCCGCAGGGCCTGCACCATCTTGATCACTCCGCCGACACCGGCGGCGGCCTGCGCATGGCCGATGTTCGACTTCAACGAGCCGAGGAGCAGGGGCCGTTCGGGATGGCGATCCCGGCCATACGTCGCCAGCAGGGCATCGGCCTCTATGGGGTCGCCCAGCCGGGTACCGGTACCGTGCGCCTCCACGGCGTCGACGTCGGCCGCCGTCAGCCGGGCGGCGGTGAGTGCCTGCCGTATGACGCGCTCCTGTGACGGGCCGTTCGGCGCCGTTAGGCCGTTGCTCGCGCCGTCGGAGTTGACGGCGCTGCCGCGCAGCACGGCGAGCACCGGGTGCCCCGCACGCCGGGCGTCGGACAGCCGTTCCAGTACGAGCATGCCGGCGCCCTCCGCCCACGCCGTGCCGTCGGCGGCCGCGGCGAACGCCTTGCAGCGGCCGTCGGGAGCGAGCCCCCGCTGGGTGCTGAACTCCACGAACATGCCGGGGTTGGCGAGCACGGCGGCCCCGCCGGCCAGGGCGAGCGTGCACTCCCCCTGCCCCAGCGCCTGCGCCGCCAGGTGCAGGGCGACCAGCGAGGACGAGCAGGCCGTGTCCACGGTGACCGCAGGGCCCTCGAAGCCGAGGACGTAGGAGATCCGGCCGGAGGCCACACTCGCCGTGGTCCCGGTGAGCAGGTAGCCCTCGTGTCCGCCGCCCTCCTCGTGCAGGCGGGGCCCGTAGTCCTGGGACATCATCCCGACGAACACGCCGACGGGTCGGCCGCGCAGCCCGCTGGGGTCGATCCCGGCGCGTTCGAGCGCTTCCCACGACGTCTCCAGCAGCAGGCGCTGCTGGGGGTCCATGGCGGTGGCCTCACGCGGGTTGATCCCGAAGAAGCCGGGGTCGAACAGGTCGGCGTCGTGCAGGAATCCGCCCTGGTCCACATAGCTGGTGCCGGGACGGCGGCGCTGCGGGTCGTGGAGGGCGTCGAGGTCCCATCCCCGGTTGTCCGGGAAGCCGGAGACGGCGTCGGCACCGTGGGAGACCAGCTCCCACAGGTCCTCGGGCGAGCGGACGCCTCCGGGGTAGCGGCAGCTCATCGCCACCACGGCGATCGGTTCGTCCACCGCCGGGCGGCCGGTCGTGGGCTCGTTGGCAACGCGGCCGGTACTGAGCAGTTCGTCGCGCAGGTACGCGGCGAGCGCCGTGGGCGTGGGGTGGTTGAACAGCAGGGCGGCCGGCAGGGCGAGCCCGGTCGTGGCGGCCAGCTGCTCGCGCATCTCGACGGCCGCCAGCGAGTCGAAGCCGAGCTGCTTGAACGTCGTGGACGGGTCGACCGTTTCGGGTCCCACGTGCCCGAGCACGATGGCTACGCCGGTGCGGACCAGCTCCAGTACGGTGTGCAGTTGCTCGGCCTCGCCGAGACCGGCCAGCCGGCGGGCGAACCCGTGCGTGGCCTCGGTCGTCTCGGCCTCGGTCCTCTCGGCCTCGGGCGCCGCGGGTGACTCGGCCGGCGTGTCCGCGGGGCGGGCCGCCCGGCCGACAGGGGCGCCGATCCAGTGGCTGCGGCGCTGGAAGGCGTAGGTGGGCACCGGGACGGTGCGGGCCCCGGCGCCGAACAGTGCCTGCCAGTCGACCTCGGCCCCGTGGACGTGCAGTGCGGCCAGGGCGGAGGTCATCGACTGGTTCTCGGCGCCGTCGCGCAGCCCGGCCAGGAAGGCGCCGTCGGGTACACATCCGCGCAGGGCGGCGGTCAGCGCGCGGCCGGGGCCGAGCTCGGCGAAGGTCCGGGCACCGCGGGCATGGGCGGCGACCGCGGCGTCGGCGAACCGTACCGGGCGGCGCACGTGCTCGATCCAGTAGTCGGGCCGGTTCATCTCGTCGGTGACCTCGGCGCCCAGGACGGTCGACACGATCGGCAGCCGGGGCGGCGCGAGGGCGAGGTCCGAGACGACGGAGCGGAAGTCGTCGAGCATGGGGGCCATCAGCGGAGAGTGGAAGGCGTGGCTCACCGCCAGTCGCCTGGTCCTGCGGCCGGCCTCGCGGAAGTAGGCGGCCACCGGTTCCAGGGCGTCCGCGGCGCCCGAGAGAACGACGGCCAACGGCCCGTTGACCGCCGCGATGCCGATGTCCGCACGGCCGGTCAGGTCCAGTCGGGCCCGTGCCTCCGCCTCGTCCGCCTCGACGGCGAGCATGGCGCCGCCGGCGGGCAGGGCCTGCATGAGCCGGCCGCGCGCGGTGATGAGCGTCGCCGCGTCCGCCGCAGAGAGCACTCCGGCGACGTGCGCGGCGGCGACCTCGCCGATGGAGTGCCCGAGCAGCACACCGGACCGGACTCCCCAGTGCTCCATCAGCCCGTGGAGCGCGACTTCCAGGGCGAACAGCGCGGGTTGTGTGTACTGCGTCTGGTCGAGCAGCGCGGCCTCGGCGGTGCCCTCGTCGGCCCACAGGACGGCACGCAGGGGAAGGGGGAGGTGCCGGTCGAGATGGACGCAGATGTCGTCGAGGGCGGCCGCGAACGCCGGTTGTGCCGCGTACAGTTCGCGGCCCGTGCCGAGCCGCTGCGCCCCCTGGCCGGGGAAGACGAATGCCACGTCGCCGCCGTCGGCCACGCCGCGCCGCAGTTGTGCGGCGGGCTCGCCCTGGGCGAGCGCCGTGAGCCCGGCGAGCAGGGCCGTGCGGTCCGCCCCGGTCACGGCGGCGCGGTGCTTGAACGAGGTGCGGGTGGTGGCCAGGGAGAGGCCGATGTCCGCAGTTTCGAGGCCCTGGTTCCGCCGTACGTGGTCGGCCAGCCGCGCGGCCTGGGCGGCCAGGGCGGCCTCGGTACGGCCCGAGAGCACCCATGGCACCAGGTCCGGCGTCGGAGTGGCGGGGGCGGTCGGGCCGGTGTGTTCCCGCATCTGTTCCCGTACGGGTTCCCGCACGTGTTCCCGCACCACCACATGGCAGTTGGTGCCGCCCATGCCGAAGGAGCTGACTCCGGCCAGCGGCCGTTCCTCCGGCCAGGGCGCCCGCTCCGTCTGCACGCGCAGCCGGAGGTCCTCCAGGGGGATGTCGGGGGGCGGCTCGGTGAAGTGGAGACTCGGCGGGATCTCCCGGTGCGCGATGCTCAGGGCGACCTTGAGCAGGCCGACGATTCCGGCCGCGCCCTCCAGGTGTCCGACGTTGGTCTTGGCCGACCCCACCGGAAGGGGATCACCGGGGCTCCGGTGCCCGGTGAACACGCCCCCGAGCGCCGCCGCCTCGACCGGGTCGCCGACCTTGGTGCCGGTGCCGTGCAGTTCGACGTACGCGACGTCCGCGAGGTCGGCTCCGGCACGCTCGTACGCCGTGCGCAGCACATCCCGCTGACCCGCTGCGCTGGGCACGGTGAGGCTCTCGGTGGCGCCGTCGTTGTTCATCGCGGAGCCCGCGATGACGCAGTACACGCGGTCGCCGTCGGCGAGCGCGGCCGGCAGCGGCTTGAGGACCACCACACCGCCGCCCTCGCCGCGGACGTAACCGTTGGCCCGCACGTCGAAGGTGTGGCAGCGTCCGTCCGGGGACAGACCACCGAACTTCAGCGCTCCCATGGTGCTTTCGGGCAGCAGGTTCAGATTGACTCCGCCGGCGACGGCGAGCGTGGACTCGCCCCGGATGAGGCTTTCGCACGCCATGTGCACGGCGGCCAGCGAGGAGGACTGCCCCGTGTCCACCGCCAGGCTCGGTCCGCGCAGGCCGAGCAGATAGGACACCCGGTTGGCGATGATGCTGCGCTGTGATCCGGTGAGGGTGTGCCGGTCGATCGCCTCGATGCCGTGCCGGCTCATCAGTGCCGCGTAGTCGTCCCAGATGGCACCGGCGAACACACCGGCGCGGCTGCCGTGCAGCGAACCGGGCACGATGCCCGCGTCCTCCAGCGCCTCCCAGCTCAGTTCCAGCATGAGCCGCTGCTGCGGGTCCATCGTGACCGCCTCGCGGGGCGACACTCCGAAGAACTCCGCGTCGAAGCCGTCCACTTGGTCGAGGAATCCGCCGAACCGGTGCGGCAGCAGATCGCTGTCCCAACGACCCGGGGGTGCCTCGGTGACGGCGTCCACACCGTCCCGCAGCACCCGCCAGAAGCTCTGCGGATCCGGCGCGCCGGGCAGTCGGCAGGCCAGTCCGACGACGGCTATCTCCAGTGCGCTCATCGGTTGCTCCCCTCCCGTGCGACGGGCCGCGACACGGCTGCGCCGACGCGGGCCGCGAACCGCCGGCTCGCCGCGCCGACCAGGAAGAAGTGACCCCCCGGCAGCCTGTGCAGACCGAACTCCCCGTTGCTGTGCTCGGCCCAGGCGGCCGCCTCGCTCTCGGCGACCAGCGGGTCGCCGGCACCGTGGAACGCCTCGACCGGCCATGGCACGGGACCGGCCGGCGTATGCACCCTGCTCGCGCACAGGCGCAGATCCCCTCGGGTGAGGGTGAGCGCGGCCTCGACCCAGTCGGGGTAGGCGAGCATGTCCTCGGACAGACCGCCGCACGAGAGCATCTGCGCGCGCAGCACCCCGTCGGGCTGCGCGTGTGCCGCGGCGAAGGCGGCCGGCAGATGGGGTGCGCGGCACGCGCCGGTGAGCAGCCGACGCGGCGTACTGGCCCCGCGTTCGGCCCGCCGGACCGCGAGATCGTGGGCGACGAGGGCGCCCATGCTGTGGCCGTAGAGGGCGTACGGACGGTCGAGATACGGGTCGAGTTGGGTGTCGAGGTCCGCCACGAGCGCGGCCATGTCCATGGGCAGCGGATCGTGCAGTCGCCGCTCTCGGCCGGGCAGTTGCACCGGTACGACGTTGACCCGGTCCGCCAGCACGTTGCGCAGCACGGTGAAGACGGACGCGGAACCTCCCGCGTGGGGGAAGCAGAACAGCCGCGGACGGG
The nucleotide sequence above comes from Streptomyces sp. NL15-2K. Encoded proteins:
- a CDS encoding alpha/beta fold hydrolase, yielding MLEKRLEVPSAQRHETGRLTPYLSVRPATDARPRLFCFPHAGGSASVFTVLRNVLADRVNVVPVQLPGRERRLHDPLPMDMAALVADLDTQLDPYLDRPYALYGHSMGALVAHDLAVRRAERGASTPRRLLTGACRAPHLPAAFAAAHAQPDGVLRAQMLSCGGLSEDMLAYPDWVEAALTLTRGDLRLCASRVHTPAGPVPWPVEAFHGAGDPLVAESEAAAWAEHSNGEFGLHRLPGGHFFLVGAASRRFAARVGAAVSRPVAREGSNR